Genomic window (Rosa chinensis cultivar Old Blush chromosome 6, RchiOBHm-V2, whole genome shotgun sequence):
ACCGCAGAGttcagtgagagagagagagaagctgacTGGGTCTAAGAAGAGAGATTGGATTGTGTTTTGTCtaaaatagtctttttacttttaaattgggtaagtgagcACACTAATCTCTTATTGGAGTGAGTGAGGAATTGTTAGGCCCAGATTAGGACTGGCGCGctgtcaccgggtttcaacgaggttgaaggtttgctccggggaggctttgtaatcgctgggattgattgatttgagagaggttcTTCTTCTGTCCTTgaaccctagtatttatacctagggctttgactgttccttgctatagaaggattattgattgaagtttcctattcaatttcTGCTACTTGACTCTCATAAGgcttcgttttccttatggattacggaatgggcgaagctgtaacctaaacccaagcaggcttatttttgggctgcaggtatcggcccactgagctaaatccactaaaggatcttgccaaaattacttttgggctcaaacattgccccccaggtcCCGAAAGCAGGCCCGCGAAGATGTAACTgcttgaaggggactaaaacgacgCGCCGATCACTTGAAACGATGTCATTAATGAAGTTTGAGTCCTTTCGCTTGCAAAACGCCTTTCTGTTGTAtcatttccctcacaaaatttcttatttaaactCGCAGCCACTTCcaacctgtcacatcagaaaccctttTAGTTtcctaaaacccagaaaccctcttACAGCCAAAACTTCTTCatcgaaacccagaaatggctcctccGAAGAAGATAGTTATCGACCAAGAAGAGGAACTGAACGAACAAGCAGCCCGCGCCTGGGGAACCAACATCGGTGCCCGCATTCATCTTCACACCAATATTCAAAGACCCCTACTCCTCCGACTCCCGAATCATCACGCCGGACTGGGCCCCCGCCACGAGACTTTATTCCGGCAGATGCAATCGCCTTCTATGGCCTGCCTGTTCGTCGACCCATcccagtcctccgaaggactcttGGAGATTTCACAAGTTGGGGTGCCCAGAATCATCTAGCAAAGATAGGGCACTGGCCATCCTCCATCAGTGCGGCGGAGCTCTCCTGGTATCGCAAAACGCGCACACGGGATCTAGCTCGCTGGAACGCAGCAGGTATCCCGCATACTATCGATCTCTGTTTTAATCTTTCGCGCGGCGGCAACCGTTCGCCACTCGctgcctttctttgtttctggaataccgccacAAACACTTTTGACTTTCGATTCGGTCAAATGAGTATCACCCTGCTGGATATTCTCTCCATCACCGGCCtacccatcgatggcgagcctTATTTACATGGTCAATTTGACTCTATCACCTTCACCTCGACCATGGCCCAACATGGTCGCAGCGCTCACAGTGGCTCCTACCCACGATGGTTGTCATATTATAGTCGGGAGCACAATGCGACCGGCGGAATCGCTTTCTTGGAGTATTGGCTCTGTAAATTTATCTTCTGCACTTCCTCTTGCAAGCCCACTGGTGCTTGGACTTTGCTggcaacggccctctacaacggctgTAATGTCGGGCTCGGGCAACCGGTGTTAGGAGCCCTTTATCGCACTTTGTAGCAGGCCACTATGCATCCCTTTGAGACTAGCATATTTGGCCCCTTTTGGATcttggacttctggatccaaacctaTTTTCCATTCTTCCGTCGCGATGACATTCTGCTGCTTCCACCGGCAgaccaactcttgggtcaatggTTCAGCCGCGAGGAAAGGTACTCATCCCCTTCCTACTCCGAATGCTTTATCTATCTGTATCTCCTGGATGAGATGCCATACTGCGACATAATATTGGGTAGAAGATTCCCACCTCCACTTGAAAACGGATTCCTTCCCGGCGCTCCTCGCTACAGCGATCGCGCGCGCTTGCCCTTTCGCCGCGCAATCTCTTGTTCAGATATCAGAATCGCTGCCGAGGAACTCAGTAACGAGCTTTACGCCCCTAACCACTTCGCTCGCCAGTTCGGCCTCTCCCAACTAGTGCCGTTCCCGCTGTATGACGCCTGGAACTTTAACACCTCCTGGCGTAGATTTGGGCCCCCTTCTGGGCCTGCACAAGCACAAAGCATGCTCGCATTGGTTGACCTTCCCTATTGGGCTAAAGACATCGACGCTGTGGATGGGACTGAGGAGGAATATGAGGAATGGTGGGCAGAAGTTTCTGTCAATTGCTGGAGCCAGCGAGATGATGAACTCTTCGCGACCATCTTTGGGGAACTGAGATGTCCCTACACTACTGATATCGAGCTACTTGATCGCTTCCTTGAAAACGCTGCACAACCTCCACCTCCTCATGAGCCAGCTCCGCAATCGGCGCGAGCCCTGCGGCAGGCCTGGACTGGTATTGTAATCTGCGAGCCCCCTCAAGATGTAAGTACCTTAGTTTACATTTTATTCCTTCTTTCACTCTTCCTTTTAACTCAAACTTTGTTGTTCCAGGGAAATGTGCCACCTTCTGGCAGCCGTGCAGTTAATGCTTCTCCAGCCACCGGCCAGTCTGGAAAGCAGAAAGTAGTGATCGCGAAACCTGAGGTTGAAGATTCCTCTTCTGATGACGATAATTCGCAAACGATAAGAACCCTTCACTCTTAGGACCGTGCTTTCTCCCCACGCTAAGTCTAATCCTTTAATTTTGGTAGGTTGCCGCTGCCTTGGCTCGCAAGCGCAATCGCTCGGACCCTCGCACTGATCCATGGGAAGAGGATGAACCAATCACTGATCGACTGGTACAAAGCAGGAAACCCTTATTAGAATTTACTTCCCATTTCGCTCATTCCTATAACTGTCCTCGCTTGCAGGTTCGTCGCCGGTCCACCAGCCAAGCTGGAGAAGGCTCTTCGACCGCCGGTGAAGGCACATCTGCCTCACAAGCCCAAGCGCCCATGGGTTCCGATAATCCTCCACCTCCCGCTAGCATCCTGAGTGACGTGCAACTGGCCTTAATCCTGGTACAGGTTATAGATGACAGCTCGCCTGAAACTGAAGAAAGAACAACTCCTTTGGACGCACCACCTGAAGAACCAATCGCTGCACATCCCATAGCATAGATAGCGCCTGGCCCAATTTCGGGTGAAGCGGCTCAAGAGCTTGCACCGACAACAATTCTTCTCGAGTCTCCGGCTGTAGAGGTACATTCTCTTGACAAGCATAATGCCTTGATCCTTATTTTATTCTTTGTGCACCCTAATGATTCTTCCTTAACCACAAAATCCTGGTCCTACTGAGGAAGCGGCCGCTGCTGCGGAAGTACTTGGCGCTAATCCTGCTGGCCCAGCTGGCGAAGGCATGGCGATCCAGGAGCCTGCCCCTCATGCTCCTGAAGCGGGAGAAGAGTTGAATGCTGAACCGAAACCGGAAGCGGCCTCTGTTATAGAGCCTCATGAAGCTCATGTCGCTGCTGCTGCACCAGATCCACCGCCTGAGCCTCCTTCCAGACTGGAAAGGCTTGCTCGAGTACTTGAAGTGGCCCCTCCTGAAGTTATAGATGAGGCTAGGGATGGACTCCAACGTCTTCTGAGCCCCGACATCCTACTGCCTAGCGCATCCGCCAGAGCTCTGGAATACTTGAGGGTTCTCTATCGCGAGCGAGCCATTACTGAAAACGAGTTCACTGAGATAGAAGAGCTGCTACAGAATCTTCCCCCACGAATTAATGAAAGAGCGGCCGCGACTACGCAAGTCAGGCAAGCCCAGGCCTACTATCAGGGTCTCACTCAACAAGCTGACACCTCTCGCGACTTCTTAAGGGACAGGGTTATCCTTGTTAGAGACTTGCGAATCACGCAAAATCACCTTCGGTCCCAAATTCAAGATCTTCAAGTCCAATTGACCGCTGTGACGGCACGCCTTGAACATGAGGAACCCTTACTGGAGCAACCCCTAGCGGCCTTTGAAGCATTGTCTCAGAATCTCGCCCAAGCTTGCGAAGCAACCCGACAGGCGGAGCGAGCTGCTGCAGACGCCAGTTTTTGCTTGGACGAACATCTACTGCGTCTGACCCATGCGGGCCGAAAACTCTAGGCCTCTATTATTAGGCCCagtttgtatgaacaatattattatttatctaatatatttagcccactttgcttggcccaaatataCGTGCTCAAACTTTTAAGCAGTTCCATGTATTAATTTACCTTTACTCCTATTGAAGTTGGTTTGAAAAGATAATCTCGAAATGGAGCGGTTATCTCCTTGAAGACTGCCCCGCCTCCCACGCGCTTTCAAGTgccttcatttccgagatctttgcattcaattccattgatactcttattgatggcgttgaaagaaTTTCAACTGCCCATCGTACGGTTAAGGCCACTGAGAttggccctataaatacctgtactttgGAGAAGTGATAAACACAAGCAAATATGGCTTTTCTAGAGATAGTTTCGCGATCcttacttctctttcttcagtttctgaAATCTTCTCCTCATGATTTCACCCTCAATCATAAACtcataggcttcatggcttaatctcaagaccttGGTAGacctcatggcctaatctcaggtccagtggcATGTCTTTGGCCTATGGAAATCCGGATGAAACTCGCCGATTTCAGTTAGTCCGAAGAACACGtcacgctcctaacgcggcagaaccaGATTCTGAGGGGTCCCTCTTCTCAGACTGCTTGCGTGGAGCAGGAGggagaagggcggaaggccactttAAGGCAGACCGTTCTTCTTCCGCAGCCTACCTCCGGGGTCTGATTACGAGGCTTCTATTTTTTccctggaggtagatgtggttgtgagccGCGCTCTCTCTGAAGACCATCTCCATCCTGGAGGATAATCAACTAGAAGGGTTGGGATGGagtatttccttccctcttcctccggtacaAATGAGAGCAGTTGTGACTCAAATCAGAGGAggatgtgggtgaagagaggaagagtgccAGCAGTACTACCCACATCTTGCTTGCCGCAACCAAATCAGGTCACTCATAGCAGATCTGCAATCCTTATGATTTTtcaagccacttttggctttgtaattgtaaatgtaactgtttcaatttgtactgcttttggccacAAAGTCACTCTATGAATGAATGTTTTTGGTAAGAAGTATTGTTATAAAATAAGGCCTCATGTACAGGCCACCATGTATATTCTTAACACGTATTGTCTAAGGAAAAATTACAACAAAACTTGGAAATTCTTCAAAAAATAAGGCCTCGAAAAGAAGGCCTCATGTTACAGAGTGTATGGAGTGTTGCCCACCTATTGTTCGTAGGCGAAGCAAACATATGAGACTAAGGCCACAAAATAAGGCCTGAACGTAGAGATGATGCGAGCCGGGGAAAACTATGACTGCCCCCCAGTCTAGGACGAAGGTTAATCCGGTGGATCttcgaactcccaaacactagggtaatatttcttcaggaatcGCCCGTTGATGGGATTGCGATGGATTTCACCATCCAAATCCTTGAGGTGAAAAGAACCACGTTCCAAAATGCGGTGAACAACAAAAGGGCCTTCCCATCGCGgagtccatttaccgcgaccggtCAATTTCTCGCCAAAGGGCAAAACAGCTTTTCAAACAAGGTCTCCCTCTTTGTAACTGCGACCACGTGTCCGCTTATCgtaggcgcgggcgatacgctgCTTTTCCATTACTAAATTATCCAAAGCCGCtaagcgctgctcgcttaagtcttcgtgttcttgccacatcgcctggacataatcttcaccgatcAAGTGGTGCTGATCTTGCACACGTAAGGAATGAACGTTGATTTCCAAAGGTAAAACTGCGTCATGACCAAACATTAGTGCATAGGGTGTGGTAGCAATGGGATTCCTCTTGGAGGTGCGGTAAGCCCAGAGTGTCTCATACAAAGTGTCGTGCCACTGTCGAGGGTTTTCTACCAGCATCTT
Coding sequences:
- the LOC112170863 gene encoding uncharacterized protein LOC112170863, yielding MATDFFTKWVEAEPLKEASGATIRQFIFHNIICRFGIPEALVSNRGPAFMGGPVEQLVNDFGIQFIHSTPYYAQSNGQAEASTKIIITLLKKMLVENPRQWHDTLYETLWAYRTSKRNPIATTPYALMFGHDAVLPLEINVHSLRVQDQHHLIGEDYVQKLTGRGKWTPRWEGPFVVHRILERGSFHLKDLDGEIHRNPINGRFLKKYYPSVWEFEDPPD